Sequence from the Fusobacterium periodonticum 1_1_41FAA genome:
CACTTAAAAGAAGATAGTATTGATGTTTTCACTCTAAAAAAATATGATGTGGAAAATACTATTCAAATAGAAGATTTTACAGCTAATATAAATGAAAAATTTTCTCAATATGATGGACATATTTTCATTATGGCAAGTGGAATTGTAATTAGAAAAATAGCAAGTTTGATAGGAACTAAAGATAAAGACCCAGCTGTACTCTTAATAGATGAAGGAAAACACTTTGTGATTTCTCTTTTATCAGGACATTTAGGAGGAGCAAATGAATTGACTCATTCACTTGCCAATATTTTAAAACTTGTTCCTGTTATTACAACAAGCTCTGATGTTACAGGGAAAATAGCAGTGGATACTATATCTCAAAAATTAAATGCGGAACTTGAAGATTTAAAATCGGCTAAAGATGTAACATCTCTTATAGTTAATGGGCAAAAAGTTAATATACTTTTACCTATAAATGTAAAAGTGACTAATGAAATATCAGCAGATGGCTTTATCCTAGTATCAAACAAGAAAAATATCGAATATACTAGAATTTACCCTAAAAATTTAATTTTAGGTATTGGTTGTAAGAAGGATACAAAGGCTGAAGATATTCTAAGAGCTATTGAAGATTGTTTAGACAAAAATAATTTAGACATAAAATCAGTTAAAAAAGTGGCAACTGTTGATGTGAAAGAAAATGAACAAGGCTTGATAGATGCAGTGAAGTTTTTAAATTTAGATTTAGAAATAATTTCAAGAGATGAAATCAAAAAAGTTCAAGATCAGTTTGAAGGTTCAGACTTTGTTGAAAAGAATATTGGAGTTAGAGCTGTATCAGAGCCTGTTGCACTTTTATCATCATCAGGAAATGGAAAATTTTTAGTAATGAAAGAAAAATACAATGGTATAACAATTTCAATTTATGAGGAGGAAATAGATAAATATGAGTAATGGAAAAATTTATGTAGTAGGAATAGGACCTGGAAATATGGAAGATATAAGTATAAGAGCATATAACATCTTAAAAAATATAAACGTTATAGCTGGATATACAACTTATGTGGACTTAGTTAAAGATGAATTTCCAGATAAAGAATTTTTAGTTTCAGGAATGAAAAGAGAAATTGAAAGATGTAGAGAAGTTTTAGAAGTTGCTAAAACAGGTAAAAATGTAGCTTTAATCAGTAGTGGAGATGCTGGAATTTATGGTATGGCAGGTATAATGTTAGAAGTTGCTATGGGAAGTGGAATAGAAGTGGAAGTTGTTCCAGGAATTACTTCAACAATAGCAGGAGCAGCATTAGTTGGAGCTCCTCTTATGCATGACCAAGCTATAATAAGTTTAAGTGACTTATTGACTGATTGGGAAGTTATTAAGAAAAGAATTGATTGTGCAAGTCAAGGAGATTTTGCAATTTCACTTTATAATCCTAAGAGTAAAGGAAGAACTGAACAAATAGTTGAAGCAAGAGAAATTATGTTAAAACATAAATTACCTACTACTCCTGTTGCTTTACTAAGACATATAGGAAGAAAAGAAGAAAATTATACTTTAACAACATTGGAAGATTTTTTAAATTTTGATATAGATATGTTCACAATAGTATTAGTTGGAAACTCTAATACTTATGTACAAGATGGAAAAATGATTACACCTAGAGGATATGAAAAAAAATCTAATTGGGGAAAATAAGATGTTCATTGGCTATTAATAGGCTATAGGTTCATTTAAAGAACTTTTTGTCTATTAATAGTCCCTTGCAACTTATTAACTTTTTTTGTATAATAAATTTGTATTGCGATATAATAGAAAGAAGGAAATAATGATTTGGGTTATCGGTGGTACTAAGGATTCAAGAGATTTTTTAGAAAAATTTGTGGAATATGAAAATGATATTATAGTTTCAACTGCAACAGAATATGGAGCAAAATTAATTGAAAATTTACCTGTAAAAACTTCATCTGAAAAAATGGATAAGGAAGCTATGCTAAAATTTGTAGAAAATAATAAAATTACTAAAGTTATAGATACAAGTCACCCTTATGCTTTTGAAGTTTCTAAAAATGCTATGGAAGTTGCTGAAGAAAAGAATATTCAGTATTTTAGATTTGAAAGAGAAAAAGTTGATATACTACCTAAAAAGTATAAAAATTTTGAAGAGATTAAAGATTTAATCGAATATGTTGAAAATTTAGAAGGAAATATTTTAGTTACTTTAGGAAGTAATAATGTTCCACTATTTAAAGATTTAAAAAATTTATCTAATATATATTTTAGAATTCTATCAAGATGGGATATGGTTAAAAGATGTGAAGATAATAACATTCTTCCTAAAAATATTATTGCTATGCAAGGACCTTTCACTGAAAATATGAATATAGCAATGATGGAACAATTTAATATTAAGTATCTTATTACTAAAAAAGCAGGAGATACAGGGGGAGAAAGAGAAAAAGTAAGTGCTTGTGATAAACTAGATGTTGAAATTATCTATCTTGATAAAAAAGAGATGTCTTATAGAAATTGTTATACTGATATAGATATATTAATAAAAAATTTAATAATATAAACAAAATAGAGGCTGTTACATAATTTTAGTGACAGCTATATTTTTACAAGGGGGAGAAGTTATGGATAAGAGGGGAAATATCATTGCACTTTATCAATATATAGCTGAAGTAGTCAAAAGTATAAAAACTGAAAAAAAAGATGTTAATAATGAGGAATGGTGTTATTTTTTAGAAGAACTTCCTAAATATCCAGGAGTTACACTAAACTATTTGGATAATAAAAATAGTTCATCAAATCCAAAAATTTTACAAATTGAAAAATTGCCTTTTTTAAATCCTTTAGCTATAGATAAGGAACTTTTAGATTGGCTAAGTGGTGATTGGGGAGACTATAAATCACCTGTAAAATTATTATCAGAAAAAATTATTAAAGAAGATACTTCTACTAAAGTCGTTAATATTTCAAAAAAAGATAAAGAAACATTAGAAAAACTTTTAAAAGATAGAAAATTTTGGGTAGAAGAACAAAAAAAGATAGAAGTTGTTAGAAAACTCTTTGATACACTGTATAATAAATATTTAATATTAGATAGAGATTCTGATTCTCTTGAGTTGCTTGTTGCAAATGGACTTGTAAAAGTCCCTAATGAAGATATATGTTATCCTATCTTATTAAAAAAAGTTAATTTTTCTGTTGATACAGAAAAAAATCTAATTTCTATTACTGATGGCTCTGATAACGATCTTATAACTCAAGAACTATACTTAAATTTTCTAGCAGAAGTAGAAAATATAAACCTAGACAAAGTTTTTTACTTAGAAGATAAAATTTTAGAAAATAATATTCATCCTATCTCTAAAAATGATACTATCAAAGACTTTTTTAGAGAATTTATACATAACTTAAATCCAAGAGCACAATTCACAGAAGATATAAGTACGGATAACAAAGAAAATATAATAACCATTGAATGGAAGCCTATACTTTTTATTAGAAAAAAAGATGATGGAAAAGTAGAAACTATCAATAATATAATTAAGGATATAGAAAATGGTGGAGAAATCCCTGAATTTTTAAGTGAATTAGTTGGAATTATTGAAAATGATAAAAAAACTATTGAACAGGTTCCTGATATACTTTTTACAAAAGAAACTAATAATGAACAAATGGAAATTATCAAAAGCCTTTATTCACATAGAGCTGTAGTAGTCCAAGGACCTCCAGGAACTGGAAAAACTCATACTATTGCTAACTTATTAGGACATTTCCTTGCTGAAGGGAAGAATGTTTTAATAACAAGCCAAACTAAAAAAGCATTGGATGTTTTAAAAGAAAAAATCCCTACAGATATTCAAGACTTATGTATTTCAATGTTAGATGATGACAGTAGTGATTTAGGAACTTCAGTAGAAAGTATTTCTGAAAAGCTTGGTTATCTAAACTTAGAAAATCTAAAAAATGAATGTATAGAAATTGAAAATCAACGAAATGAACTTAAAGAAGATATAAGAAATATTAAAAGAAAAATATTTAATATAAAGTATCAAGAAAGTCATCCTATTATCTATAACAATGAGAGTATTACTTTAAAAGAAGCAGGAGAATTTTTGAGAAAAAATCAAAGAAAACTGGATAGAATTCCTGGTATAGTAAGTAGTGGTGTCCCTTGTCCTATAAATAATGAAAATCTTGCCTTTTTAAAATCAGGATATAAGAAAGCAGTAAGCAAAGAAGAAGAAAAAGAAATAGAATTAGGTCTAAATAAACTTTCAGATTTTTGGACTTTAGAAGAGTTTAAAGAAATGTTTGAAAGTAAAAAGGAAATTATATCTAGGTTAGAACTTCTTTTAAAGGATAGAAAATATCATATGGATGATAATTTATTCTATATAGAGGATAAAACAATAATAGACTTAGAAAAATTGAAAAATTACTCTGATGTGGATAAAATAATTCCTAAAGATTTAAAAACAATCGAAGTTTGGAAAAGAGATGTTTGTATAGCTGGTACTGAGAATGCTGGTGATAGAAAAATATGGTTAAGTTTTATAAAAGATATCAGAAGATTATATGATCTTACTAACATGACTAAAGATCAACTATTTAAAAAAGATGTAGTATATAAAGATATTGATGTTACTACAGCTAAAAAATTAATCACTGCCCTAAAAAAAGGAATTGAGAAACCTGGTTTTTTCTTTAAACATAGATTAAGAAAGGCTAGAAGAGAAATTTCAGATAAAGTTACTATAAATAATAGAATTTTAGAAACTCTATATGATTGTAATGTGGCTTTAGAGTATACCAATTTAACTGAATTAAAAGAAAATACTAAGAACACTTGGGATATTTTAATGACTGGAAGTACTCTAAAAGATAAAGAGAATAATAAAAATCTTTATAAACAATTATATTCTTATGCTGAACAAATGGAATATCTATTAAATTGGTATGATAGAGAGAAAAAAGCATTCTTACATAAGATTGAAAATGCTGGTTTTGAGAAAATAGATTTCAATAAAACAGAAGGAAATCCTATACATGTAGATGAAATTAATCAAATACTTGATTTTATTCCTTCGCTTGAAGAATTAATAACTATAGGAAAAGTAGCTTTAGAATACAGAGAAATATATAAAAAGCGTAATGAATATTTAGAAAAAATTGAAAATATTGTTAAAGATCGCTCACCTTTAGGCAGAGAAATAAAAAATGCTATTTTAAATGAAAATATGGATAAGTATTCTGAAACTCTTGAAAAATTAAAAGTATTATCAGAGAAGGAAGTTCTATATAAAAAATATAAAACTTTATTAAATGATGTAAAAACTGTTGCTAATTCATGGGGAGATGAATTGGAAAATAGTTTATTCAATGATAAAATTGAAAATATATATAATGTATGGAGATACAAACAAATTTCTCAAAAACTAAAAGAATTGGCTGAGAAACCTTATGTCAATCTACAAACTGATATCTTAGAAAAATCTGAAGAGCTAAAAAAATTAACAACAGAACTGGTTACAAAAAAGACTTGGTACAATATTATTAACTTTATTGAAGAAAAAGATAATTTAGCGATAAGTCAAGCTCTTAGAGGTTGGAAACAAACTATTCAAAAGATAGGTAAAGGAACAGGAAAAAATACTGGTATACATAAAAAACATGCAAAAGAAAAAATGTTACTTTGTCAAAAAGTAGTTCCTGCTTGGATTATGCCTCTAAATAAAGTATTTGATACATTAAATCCTGTTGAGAATAAATTTGACATAGTTATAATTGATGAAGCAAGCCAATCAGATATAAGTTCATTAATTTTATTATATATGGCTAAAAAAGTTATAATTGTTGGAGATGATAAACAAGTTAGTCCATCAGATGTTGGAGTTAATATTGATAAAATTAATATGTTTAGAAGAAAATATATCAAAGGTAAAGTAGCTAATGATGACTTATACGGTATAAGAGCTTCTCTATATTCTATTGTATCAACTACATTCCAACCTATAAGTCTGAGAGAACACTTTAGATCTGTACCTGAAATTATTGGTTATAGTGATAAAACTTCTTATGATAACCAAATATTACCTTTAAGAGACTCTAATTCATCTATTTTGAAACCAGCTATTGTTGAATATAAAGTAGATGGAAAAAGAGATGAAAAAAATAAAATTAATAAAATAGAAGCTGAAACTATTGTTAGCCTAATAGAAACTTGCTTGGCTATGAAAGAATATAAAAATAGCAGTTTTGGTGTTATTTCGTTGTTAGGAGATGAACAAGCTGAATTGATCCAAGATTTAATAGTTCAAAGAATTCCAGCTTCTGAAATAGAAAAACATAAGATTCTATGTGGAAATTCCGCAAGTTTCCAAGGTGATGAAAGAGATGTCATGTTCATTAGTTTAGTTGATAATAGTGAAAAACATAAATCTCTTAGATTGGTAGGAGAAGGAGTAGAAGGAGCGACTAGAAAGAGATATAATGTTGCGATTAGTCGTGCAAAAGATCAATTATGGATAGTTCACTCAATAGATAAAAATACTCTAAAAGATGGAGATTTGAGAAAAGAGTTATTTGATTATATAGACTCTTTAAAAGAAAATACTCTTGAAAACACTATTCTTGAAAATGCAGTTCCTTCTGATTTTGAAAATGAAGTTGCAAAACACCTATTAGAAAAGAACTATACTATAAAACAAAAATGGAGAGTAGGTTCTTATGATATAGATATAGTAGCGATTTATGAAGATAAGAAAATTGCTATTGAATGTGATGGAAAAACTTTAAATCATACTGAAGAAGAAGTCATAGCTAGTTTAGAAGAACAGGAAATTTTAGAGCGTTGTGGTTGGCAGTTCATAAGAGTTAGAGCAAGTGAATACTTTAGAAACCCTGAAAAAGCAATAAAAGATCTTATTATTCAATTGGATGATAAAGGAGTATATCCTAATCATAAAGAAGTTCATATTGATAAAAATGAACTATTGAATAATATAAAATCTGAAGCACTAGAACTAATGGAGAAATATGAAGAAGAATAATGAAGAAAAAAGAGAAACTGTCATTGTAAAGACAAGTATTATAGGAATTTTTGTAAATATTTTACTGGTAATTTTTAAAGCTACTGTAGGTTTACTTTCAAACTCAATAGCTATCATATTAGATGCTGTAAATAATTTAAGTGATGCCTTATCTTCTATTGTTACAATTATTGCAACTAAAATAGCAGATTCTGAGCCAGATAAGAAGCATCCTCTTGGTCATGGTAGAGTTGAATACCTAAGTGCAATGATAGTTGCTGGGATTATTTTCTATGCTGGTATAACATCATTGATAGAATCAATTA
This genomic interval carries:
- the cbiG gene encoding cobalt-precorrin 5A hydrolase, whose protein sequence is MKLAFWTVTKGAGNIAREYKEKLQEHLKEDSIDVFTLKKYDVENTIQIEDFTANINEKFSQYDGHIFIMASGIVIRKIASLIGTKDKDPAVLLIDEGKHFVISLLSGHLGGANELTHSLANILKLVPVITTSSDVTGKIAVDTISQKLNAELEDLKSAKDVTSLIVNGQKVNILLPINVKVTNEISADGFILVSNKKNIEYTRIYPKNLILGIGCKKDTKAEDILRAIEDCLDKNNLDIKSVKKVATVDVKENEQGLIDAVKFLNLDLEIISRDEIKKVQDQFEGSDFVEKNIGVRAVSEPVALLSSSGNGKFLVMKEKYNGITISIYEEEIDKYE
- the cobJ gene encoding precorrin-3B C(17)-methyltransferase codes for the protein MSNGKIYVVGIGPGNMEDISIRAYNILKNINVIAGYTTYVDLVKDEFPDKEFLVSGMKREIERCREVLEVAKTGKNVALISSGDAGIYGMAGIMLEVAMGSGIEVEVVPGITSTIAGAALVGAPLMHDQAIISLSDLLTDWEVIKKRIDCASQGDFAISLYNPKSKGRTEQIVEAREIMLKHKLPTTPVALLRHIGRKEENYTLTTLEDFLNFDIDMFTIVLVGNSNTYVQDGKMITPRGYEKKSNWGK
- the cobK gene encoding precorrin-6A reductase, with amino-acid sequence MIWVIGGTKDSRDFLEKFVEYENDIIVSTATEYGAKLIENLPVKTSSEKMDKEAMLKFVENNKITKVIDTSHPYAFEVSKNAMEVAEEKNIQYFRFEREKVDILPKKYKNFEEIKDLIEYVENLEGNILVTLGSNNVPLFKDLKNLSNIYFRILSRWDMVKRCEDNNILPKNIIAMQGPFTENMNIAMMEQFNIKYLITKKAGDTGGEREKVSACDKLDVEIIYLDKKEMSYRNCYTDIDILIKNLII
- a CDS encoding AAA domain-containing protein — its product is MDKRGNIIALYQYIAEVVKSIKTEKKDVNNEEWCYFLEELPKYPGVTLNYLDNKNSSSNPKILQIEKLPFLNPLAIDKELLDWLSGDWGDYKSPVKLLSEKIIKEDTSTKVVNISKKDKETLEKLLKDRKFWVEEQKKIEVVRKLFDTLYNKYLILDRDSDSLELLVANGLVKVPNEDICYPILLKKVNFSVDTEKNLISITDGSDNDLITQELYLNFLAEVENINLDKVFYLEDKILENNIHPISKNDTIKDFFREFIHNLNPRAQFTEDISTDNKENIITIEWKPILFIRKKDDGKVETINNIIKDIENGGEIPEFLSELVGIIENDKKTIEQVPDILFTKETNNEQMEIIKSLYSHRAVVVQGPPGTGKTHTIANLLGHFLAEGKNVLITSQTKKALDVLKEKIPTDIQDLCISMLDDDSSDLGTSVESISEKLGYLNLENLKNECIEIENQRNELKEDIRNIKRKIFNIKYQESHPIIYNNESITLKEAGEFLRKNQRKLDRIPGIVSSGVPCPINNENLAFLKSGYKKAVSKEEEKEIELGLNKLSDFWTLEEFKEMFESKKEIISRLELLLKDRKYHMDDNLFYIEDKTIIDLEKLKNYSDVDKIIPKDLKTIEVWKRDVCIAGTENAGDRKIWLSFIKDIRRLYDLTNMTKDQLFKKDVVYKDIDVTTAKKLITALKKGIEKPGFFFKHRLRKARREISDKVTINNRILETLYDCNVALEYTNLTELKENTKNTWDILMTGSTLKDKENNKNLYKQLYSYAEQMEYLLNWYDREKKAFLHKIENAGFEKIDFNKTEGNPIHVDEINQILDFIPSLEELITIGKVALEYREIYKKRNEYLEKIENIVKDRSPLGREIKNAILNENMDKYSETLEKLKVLSEKEVLYKKYKTLLNDVKTVANSWGDELENSLFNDKIENIYNVWRYKQISQKLKELAEKPYVNLQTDILEKSEELKKLTTELVTKKTWYNIINFIEEKDNLAISQALRGWKQTIQKIGKGTGKNTGIHKKHAKEKMLLCQKVVPAWIMPLNKVFDTLNPVENKFDIVIIDEASQSDISSLILLYMAKKVIIVGDDKQVSPSDVGVNIDKINMFRRKYIKGKVANDDLYGIRASLYSIVSTTFQPISLREHFRSVPEIIGYSDKTSYDNQILPLRDSNSSILKPAIVEYKVDGKRDEKNKINKIEAETIVSLIETCLAMKEYKNSSFGVISLLGDEQAELIQDLIVQRIPASEIEKHKILCGNSASFQGDERDVMFISLVDNSEKHKSLRLVGEGVEGATRKRYNVAISRAKDQLWIVHSIDKNTLKDGDLRKELFDYIDSLKENTLENTILENAVPSDFENEVAKHLLEKNYTIKQKWRVGSYDIDIVAIYEDKKIAIECDGKTLNHTEEEVIASLEEQEILERCGWQFIRVRASEYFRNPEKAIKDLIIQLDDKGVYPNHKEVHIDKNELLNNIKSEALELMEKYEEE